The genomic stretch AGTTAATTCTGCCTTCTCTCGAATTATAgaaattcttaaaaataaaactagAACACCCCAGCGAACCTATGCCTTGTTTTTTAGACaggatttttagtattcgtagtTTCATCTGATAAAGTTATGCTGCTTATATATTTTACAGTTTGGTCTGTTTTGAAAACCTTTCCGTTTGAACCAGTTTCTTAATACGATCGGAAATTGGGCATTGAttggtataatttttaattaacatttgtCAAGATTACAGTTATACATTTTCCTTTATTAGTAATATATTAGGTTGGATTCTTTGGTTCGTCGTTTTTACAACATgctggctaaaaaataaaatctttgttattttcaGTTCTTTGAATATTTACCAAGATTCAACTATAACATCGACGAACTGTAAACTATAAGGTTAATTTTAATGTCGGCAcatagagaaaaaaacatgaagaCTATCTCCGGCGGTGAGctgagaacatgggatctttctGCTGCCAGTTGCTCAACTCACTGCTGTGTCAAAGTTTACAGTCTGCAGCATTCAGCTCTAAGGTTCAGTGTAGACATATgtcattgttttcttttgcaaagATCGGAGTGATGCTTAAAGAGgggcaaaatataccagagggactttCATACCAATAAATCGAAAATAGTCAAtgtctaaaatagaaaaaaaaacagacaaacagtagtacaccCAACACAACATTAAAGACTATcaaacacgaacccaaccaacaCCTGGTAGAGGATTCCcaagtgctccggaaggtaagcagatcctgattcCCATGTGGCACATGTCGCCACATATGGATCATTGCATTTAACCTAGTCCCAGTTAACCTTCATACAAGTTAGAATTATACATTTTTGACGTCCAACAATGCCACcatgaaatataaacatgttgaTACACTTGTAGTTCAGTATAAAGAAAAACAtctaatataaaatttaacaGTATTAATTGCTTTGTTCAACCTTTTTGCAcctaataaatttattaaaagaagcattcaattctttctgaagtcaaaacatttacacATGTAcgatttatcaaattttaaatagaATGTGTTTAAGAGTCATGCGACATCCAACATGCCGTACAAAgtatcaaacaatatatatataaacatgtgaCTGTGCTAGATTATAGCTATAACATTTTCAAGAGTCaactgaagtaaaaaaaaaaagatcacagTCCTTTTTCACCAGTATTTTTTTATACTCATTTCATCATATAAACTTGGAATCCATCTACTTGCTGGACTCCCTCACACATAATGGTGTAGCTGTTATACAAACTACACTGTCCTGTTTCTGTGGAAATCACATACACCTTACAGGAGTCCAATATTTTGCAGTACAGTGCACAATCAATGTTGCTACTTGATGTCATAACTTGGTTGGCCGGTGCTGTAAGAATCGTGCTGTTTAAAAATAGCTTATACTGAATATGTCCTTGTTTTAAGGGAAGATATCCTGAAATGCACATGTAAAAGTGTAAGTAGTTAGTTAACTCTTTTATACAAAAACCTTTCATTATTAGTAAActgatataacttttttttaaattctttctaTGTGTTTTGGAATTCAAAGTAATTGTTGTCATTTATATAAAGGAAATGCAAAGGATTTAACTAAACATTTGACGATTTTTAACCAGTGAAAAAACGATACAAAGAGCCTCTTTCAGCGATAAAAGGATAAATCGTACTGAATATTAGCAACTTTTTAACataatttattttcttatgtGCACAACACATTCTATTATTGACGCTTCTTATGTTGTTCCTGTTTTGGAGAAGTTTGAAATTCATTGGTGTTTTTGTTTGTGTGCTTTGATTTGTATGTACTTAATGGATATATGCGCTTTTCAAAAGAATGGCGAATGATACTAATTAAGATACTAATGGTAAATTCAAACGTGTaagtcaaaacaaaaattacagctcaatagaaaatagaaatagaaaaacaaaccggtccaaaccacaacatagaaaaaaccAAAGACTGCGCAACATGAAGCCCACCAAAACCCGGGGTTGATATCAAACGCGCTGTATATGGCAGTCGTCGTGTTGTGTTCAACATTTGTAATTGGTGGAAGTTTCTATTTCATCAAATGTGTCATGTTATTATTAATGTTTGAAATTAGTTGTGTTTCTCCTTACCAAACTAGAAGACAAATAGACGATATTCAGCAAAAGTAATACTATTGGCATCATCACATTATAGAATAACCGACCGAAATGGGACAAAACAAAGGAGCGAAACAGTAGCACTAAAAACATTAATCTGACTGCAAAAAATATCAGGACGCAACAGAAAAGATAACAGAAACAGAGCTTTGAAATTACATCAAGAAACTTCATCATAGGATatgtttgagatttttttatctAGAAATACTCATTTGAGTTTCACATTATTTAATAAAGAATATTTGATTCTGTTTTTTACTATACAAtcacagttttttttcaaataatcctACAACCTTATCTTGAAATCTCCATGCATATTCATGTTTCAGTCTCATTACCTGTTTCATACACTGATAGCCTCCATCGACCTCCACATATCTGTTCAGAATCGCCGCAACACTGCTTATCACAATCATAATCCCCGAGGTAATAATCGCTTACATCTCCAGGGCCGTACTGATAAGGGTCATCCCCACAGAAACATTGGTTAGCGttctaaaaataattgaatctgTATTTTTGGTTCAGGTCAACAGTATGGACGTGTGAATTCATTAAAAGTGTTTATCATAACGACGATTGGGGCTATTATATTATTGGGAATTTATGTAAATGAGTACTTTACGCTAAATCAgttggatgttggatgtgcaCTGTTcgatattttagtcttaaattcattactttttataagttgttagtcATTGACTTCAGTAAGCTGTCAGGATTGTTAATACTCTCATATCTGTACTGATTGCCTTTTTTGGTTGTTGGGTTGGATCTTTTGCGTGATTCGAGCTGATGAATTTAGCATTTATCAACTAATTTCTGTACATGCCTGTCTAAAGTAAGTagcctgtaattgagtggttgtcttttgttacTATATATTGTATTAATCAGCTTTTCGTTGATAATTATATAGTATGTGCCTAACTCGGGTAGTTTGTTctttcgtttgaaatgttttatatttgtcattttggtcctTTTATCACTGACTATAGCCAATTATACAGTATGAGTTTTAATCATTATCGAAGGCAATGACCTGTTACTGTTGACCTATATGTCATTGTTATCCCTTTCATCTGCTTTTACAGACAGTAATAAACCAAATTCATATATGAAACAGTAATTTGGGTGTCAACAAGTCTTAATTTACGAAAAGCAAATAGTAATTCAGTCTTTCTGTCAGTAGCCCATTGCGATAAATTGTGCACTGTTCTTGCAATTACTTCCTACATGCCATATTAACATAACCGAATGTTTGTAAAGAGGTGGCATACTTAAAATATccaatataagaaataaaaatgatGATGCGAATACGCGTATGCAATACGCACTGATATGTCGTTCGTCAAAATTCCACAGTGCTCCaggtttatttatatacatactaATATGCATTAAGTTTACCATCTTTGAGAAGTGTCCAAATTTGAAAGAGctcaaatatgatatataatatcTTTTCGTATTTCTTCACCAGCATAAATtcttcacatttttttttgtaaataaaggcaacagtagtataccgctgttcgaaattcatatatcgattgagaaaaaaaaacaaatccgggttacaaacaaaaactgagggaagcgtatcaaatataagaggagaaatacgacacaacagaaacacaaatttaaaatgtaacacatacacaaaaacgaactataatataacaatggtcattttcctgacttggtacaggacattttaaaggaaaacaatggtggattaaacctggttgtgtggcatgtttgttaaacattattaaaatatccaatattagaaataaaaatgatGATGCGAATACGCGTATGCAACATAACCTTGTTTGAagtattttgttaacattaaacAAGTCAACTTGTTAATTGTCCTGTATTCTATCTTCTTAAGAAATGACAGCATATTATA from Mytilus edulis chromosome 7, xbMytEdul2.2, whole genome shotgun sequence encodes the following:
- the LOC139483519 gene encoding uncharacterized protein; this encodes MYFGTQNANQCFCGDDPYQYGPGDVSDYYLGDYDCDKQCCGDSEQICGGRWRLSVYETGYLPLKQGHIQYKLFLNSTILTAPANQVMTSSSNIDCALYCKILDSCKVYVISTETGQCSLYNSYTIMCEGVQQVDGFQVYMMK